A part of Dasypus novemcinctus isolate mDasNov1 chromosome 5, mDasNov1.1.hap2, whole genome shotgun sequence genomic DNA contains:
- the RPA3 gene encoding replication protein A 14 kDa subunit: MVDVMELPKWRINASMLAQFIDRPVCFVGRLEKIHPTGKMFILSDGEGKNGTIELMEPLDEEISGIVEVVGRVTNKATIMCASYIQFKEDNHPFDLGLYNEAVKITHEFPQFFPLGVVQND, translated from the exons ATGGTGGACGTGATGGAGCTGCCAAAGTGGCGCATCAACGCCAGCATGCTAGCTCAGTTCATCGACCGGCCTGTATGCTTCGTAGGGAGACTGGAAAAG ATTCATCCCACtgggaaaatgtttattctttcagatggagaaggaaaaaatggaactaTTGAGCTGATGGAGCCA CTTGATGAAGAAATCTCTGGAATTGTGGAAGTAGTTGGAAGAGTGACGAACAAGGCAACTATCATGTGTGCATCTTACATCCAATTTAAAGAAGATAACCATCCTTTTG ATCTTGGACTCTACAATGAAGCAGTGAAAATTACTCATGAGTTCCCTCAGTTTTTTCCTTTGGGGGTTGTGCAGAATGATTGA